A genomic window from Glycine max cultivar Williams 82 chromosome 17, Glycine_max_v4.0, whole genome shotgun sequence includes:
- the LOC100170726 gene encoding peroxisomal short-chain dehydrogenase/reductase family protein — METPKRFEGKVAIVTASTQGIGLAIAERLGLEGASVVISSRKQQNVDAAAEQLRAKGIQVLGVVCHVSSAQQRKNLIDKTVQKYGKIDVVVSNAAANPSVDAILQTKDSVLDKLWEINVKATILLLKDAVPHLQKGSSVVIISSIAGFNPPPSLAMYGVTKTALLGLTKALAAEMAPNTRVNCVAPGFVPTNFASFITSNDAVKKELEEKTLLGRLGTTEDMGAAAAFLASDDAAYITGETIVVAGGTPSRL; from the exons ATGGAAACGCCGAAGAGATTTGAAGGTAAGGTAGCCATCGTGACTGCTTCCACACAGGGAATCGGCTTAGCAATAGCCGAGAGGCTTGGCCTCGAGGGTGCATCTGTCGTCATCTCTTCTCGCAAACAG CAAAATGTTGATGCGGCCGCGGAACAACTGAGGGCCAAAGGAATTCAAGTGTTGGGGGTTGTTTGCCATGTTTCAAGTGCTCAGCAAAGGAAGAATTTGATCGACAAAACTGTCCAG AAGTATGGAAAGATAGATGTTGTTGTGTCCAATGCTGCTGCAAATCCTTCTGTTGATGCCATCTTGCAAACAAAAGACTCGGTCCTTGACAAGCTATGGGAGATAAATGTCAAAGCCACTATACTTCTTCTGAAG GACGCAGTGCCTCACTTGCAGAAGGGTTCTTCTGTTGTTATCATTTCCTCAATTGCAGGTTTTAACCCGCCACCTTCTCTGGCTATGTATGGAGTGACCAAAACAGCCCTTCTTGGACTTACTAAA GCCCTGGCTGCTGAGATGGCCCCAAACACTCGTGTAAACTGTGTTGCTCCTGGTTTTGTGCCAACCAATTTTGCTTCATTCATTACAAGTAACGATGCTGTG AAGAAAGAACTGGAAGAGAAGACATTACTTGGAAGGCTTGGTACAACAGAAGACATGGGTGCTGCAGCAGCTTTTTTGGCATCTGACGATGCTGCTTATATAACAGGAGAGACCATTGTAGTTGCTGGGGGAACGCCTTCCAGGTTGTAG